ACAGTTGCGCTTGATCAGGTAAGTTCTACTCAAATAGAACAAGGTATGGGATTTAAGGGAATTTGAAAATTAGCTGACTGTTGACTGATGACTGATCCCGCATTTCTCACAAGCAAGAGCGATCGCACTTTACATAATCCTTACCCAGAATCCCCATACACGTAGTATGTGTAGTAGAGCAATACGAGTCGCGATCGCAATCACGAGTGTTAACCAGTTATAACTAAATTTCCTCAATCTTGATTTTTTTAGGTGAGGGAGGCTCCTCTTCCCGCACGCGCACCACAAAGCCATCCTTTTTAAGAAAGCTTTGCAAATCTTTGATTTGTTCCCAACAACGGTAAAATCTGTGATTTACCTGATAGTACAAATCGCTAAGGGATTGAGTGACGTTAAGTTAAGCGTCGGTTATACTTATTGACAAACGCAAAATAAGTACAAAGTTCAAAGTGCGATGGCGGCGAGAGAAAACGCGATCGCTATTTTCTTCAAGCCTTATTACAACTTCTTCTCAATCCAAAATCTAAATTTTTCCAGTTTCGAGTAGTTTTTACATGAAAAATCAGCCATTGATTTTCTGGTAATGGCTGAGCTAAAAAATAAAATACTGATTTAACAATGCTTTCAGCCCCTACGAGAGACCCTCGCACCACCGGAAGCTGTGCAGAAATGACGATCGCTCCAGGAGGCCCCCAGTGCTGATTTCATTATTGAGAATGCTTGAGAATATGGGAGTAGGGAGTAGGGAGTAGGGAGTAGGGAGTAGGGAGTAGGGGCTAACGTGACGAGTGAATCAACTTTTCAATCTCACTTGGGGTTTGACCATCTGCTAGAGCAAACTCAACAGCTGCTTTTCGCTGTTGCACTAGGGCTGATTTTACGTTACCGCCGCCAATGTGGCAGCGCCGGATCTTCCGTCCCTCCATCCAGCAGTAGCGAAAGTATTTATGCTTTTTGGCGCCGCGCTGCACCCAGTACTCCTCAACCCAATGAGTGTGTTCGGGAGCAACTTGAATAACTGGTTTTTGCTCCCGAACACAAGGTGTAACAGGTGTAGCTGATTTTACTTGCTCCCGAACATAATAATTATGTTCGGGAGCATCGACGGTATCAGTTTGCTCCCGAACAAAAAAGCCGCATCTGTGTGGGAATTGTTCGGGAGCAGTTGGGTTGTTATCAACCTGTTCAACACGCAGCCGAATCAATTCATCGACCATTTCACAAAAATCCTGCTCTACATCTGCAATGGAGTAAGCAGCTATTTCGCATAAAGTAACGTGGCTAATCTATTCGTGGCTTTTTGGTTTTTTTACGTAGTCGTCTATTTTGATGACGAGAAACTTTTAAACAAGATTGTACAAATCACAATCAGTCCGATCGCTTGCAGAATGTCGAGGGAGCCGAACTGTTGGGAATATACTGGGTATTACTGCATTCCAGATAAGCATCAGTGGTAGTCCACTAGCTAAAGCTACAAGTAATGCGGTTGCAACGATTAGCAATGCAGAGAGTAGAAAATTTTTCATCGTGGTTAGTGGTCAGTGAAGAGTTGCTTACGCTGTTCAGTTAGCTAGTGGGCATGGGAAATAGGTATTCCCAATATTCTCCATTCGAGGAATGGACAAACATTCTGTAATTCCAAAAAATTGTTTGAGGGTATTCTTCATAAAAGGAAATTTCCCCTTGTAAGATAAATTCGCCTGCGGCTGTTTTTAAAGTGATTTCCATTATTGGCAATGGGGACTGGGGACTGGGAACAACGATCGCACTTTCTCCCCAAAATCTAAAATCTAAATTGGGCATTGGGAGCAGGGGGGAGTCAGTTGTCAGTTGTCAGTTGTCAGTCAACTGTGATCTGTTAGACGCCCGTCATTTGCGACCAGCTGAAGAGCTACAGCACCTCAAAGCATTGGAAGAAGCGGCGGCGGCTGGGTGGTTGTTGTCCTCTGCGCTTATTGGAGCAACTGACGGGGTGCAAGCCGAGAAAGCAGCAGTTTACTCGTGGAGCGTTCAGTTTTGTGAGGGCCGGGAAGATTGGGAATCAGTTAGGGTGGAAGGTAGTGAGGGTGAATGAGGGATAAGCGGCTGTTGCTCCCTAGAGCGATCGCGTGTACAACCAAGCACCCTATGCCAGTAAGGGACAACACAGGACTAAAAACGCTGATGATGGGATTTTTGCTGGTGGTGGTGAACAAATGTTGCTCAAGCTGACTGAGAATGGACTTGGTTATGCAGCAGGCTTTGATGTTGGGCTTAGGATGGCATGATTTGAAAGGTGGTAAGAGTTAGGGCTGTACTAACCTTTTTTTGAACAGCGATCGCTCGTACTGAGCAACCAGCCAAAGAGCTACAGCACCTCAAGTCCCTGGAAGAAGCGGCGGCGGCTGGATGGTTGCTGTCTTCTACTGAAGTCGAGGGGCTTTTGGGGTGTAAGCCGAGGGTGAACAAGGGGGAGCAGCAGTTTACTAGGGGGTCGTTCAGTTTTATGAGGTCGGGGAAGATTGGGAATCAGTCGGCGTGGAGGGTAGTGAGGGTGAGTGAGGGGTAAGCGAGTAGTGCGGGTAAGGGCGATCGCTCAGTAAATTCAATGCAATCTCTTGTGTTGTTTTTTAAGCGCCTTTTGTTGCCGATTGGTTACAATCTGCGTAATTTGCTTTTGTTCAACTTGTTCAGGTAAAAGTACTGACAAGAGATTGCTAGATACCATAGTGAGTTGCTGAGAACTTACGTATAGATAAGGTTGTCAAAAGTACAATTAACTAGCCATTATGCAGTAGGGTAATAGTAACAGTGCAAAACAATAATCCACCCAAGCTGTAAGTAAGCTTGTTTTTTGTAGTTATGACTCACATCGAATTTGGCAACCAGACAATTACTGCCGCAGAAGCGTTGACGCTGCTGGCTGGTTACCAAATGCTACCGCAGTTATGTCGCAATTTGATTATTGACCGAGCCATTGCTTGTGTGGAACTGACTGCTCAACAGAAAGCAAATGCCTTAGAGCA
Above is a window of Nostoc sp. UHCC 0702 DNA encoding:
- a CDS encoding DUF4102 domain-containing protein, whose product is MVDELIRLRVEQVDNNPTAPEQFPHRCGFFVREQTDTVDAPEHNYYVREQVKSATPVTPCVREQKPVIQVAPEHTHWVEEYWVQRGAKKHKYFRYCWMEGRKIRRCHIGGGNVKSALVQQRKAAVEFALADGQTPSEIEKLIHSSR